A region of Streptosporangiales bacterium DNA encodes the following proteins:
- a CDS encoding MCE family protein produces MIRRSVKLQLIAFLAITLLGVSYVGANYVGLTDQFSNRNYTITVELAEAGGIFENAEVTYRGVTVGKVEKVQLAEDGEGVRTTLRLQRDTPVPDDARAAVEERSAVGEQYIDLQPSRRGGPYLDEGSVIPKSRTRLPLSSTQLLLNLDKLVNSVDHDDLSTVITELDAAFADTGPALQSLIDNGNAFIGASTENIGPTTKLIEDGRIVLDTQLDSADSIRTFSKRLASFAEQFDESDPDLRRLIDNGRVSAPELSSLLRSIDPTIGTLLGNLVTIGGISAVRLPGFEQILVMYPDVVAGGFTVTADGTSHVGLVMQETPPPCTRGYESTKMRYPQQTSREHANHQARCKEPPSSKTNVRGVQNAPKPTGQEPRDPGRSGPKDGGTEAGMYRYDASTGQMTGPAGGPVRVSSAGGQQMFGDDSWKWLLLRPLGK; encoded by the coding sequence ATGATCAGGCGCTCGGTGAAGCTGCAGCTGATCGCGTTCCTGGCCATCACGCTGCTCGGCGTCAGCTACGTCGGCGCGAACTACGTCGGTCTGACCGACCAGTTCTCCAACCGCAACTACACGATCACCGTCGAGCTCGCCGAGGCCGGCGGGATCTTCGAGAACGCCGAGGTCACGTACCGCGGCGTCACGGTGGGGAAGGTCGAGAAGGTACAGCTGGCCGAGGACGGCGAAGGCGTCCGTACGACGTTGCGGCTGCAGCGCGACACCCCGGTACCGGACGACGCGCGGGCCGCCGTCGAGGAGCGGTCCGCGGTCGGCGAGCAGTACATCGACCTGCAGCCGAGCCGCCGCGGCGGCCCGTACCTGGACGAGGGCAGCGTGATCCCGAAGAGCCGCACCCGGCTGCCGCTGTCATCCACCCAGCTGCTGCTGAACCTGGACAAGCTGGTGAACTCGGTCGACCACGACGACCTGTCCACGGTGATCACCGAGCTGGACGCGGCGTTCGCCGACACCGGCCCCGCACTGCAGTCGCTGATCGACAACGGCAACGCGTTCATCGGTGCGTCCACGGAGAACATCGGCCCGACGACCAAGCTGATCGAGGACGGCCGCATCGTCCTCGACACGCAGCTGGACAGCGCGGACTCGATCCGCACGTTCAGCAAGCGGCTGGCGTCGTTCGCCGAGCAGTTCGACGAGAGCGATCCGGACCTGCGCAGGCTCATCGACAACGGCCGGGTGTCGGCGCCCGAGCTGAGCTCGCTGCTGCGCAGCATCGACCCGACCATCGGCACGTTGCTCGGCAACCTGGTCACCATCGGCGGTATCTCCGCGGTGCGGCTGCCCGGCTTCGAGCAGATCCTCGTGATGTACCCGGACGTCGTGGCCGGCGGGTTCACGGTGACCGCGGACGGCACCTCGCACGTCGGGCTGGTGATGCAGGAGACCCCGCCGCCGTGCACCCGCGGGTACGAGTCGACGAAGATGCGGTACCCGCAGCAGACGAGCCGGGAGCACGCGAACCACCAGGCCAGATGCAAGGAACCGCCGTCGAGCAAGACGAACGTACGCGGTGTGCAGAACGCGCCGAAACCGACCGGGCAGGAACCGAGGGACCCCGGCCGGTCGGGTCCGAAGGACGGCGGCACCGAGGCCGGCATGTACCGTTACGACGCGTCGACCGGCCAGATGACCGGGCCGGCCGGCGGTCCGGTGCGCGTGAGTTCTGCGGGAGGCCAGCAGATGTTCGGCGACGACTCGTGGAAGTGGCTGCTGCTGCGGCCACTCGGTAAGTGA